From Erigeron canadensis isolate Cc75 chromosome 5, C_canadensis_v1, whole genome shotgun sequence:
ACACATTtgtttaagattttaatttgttaatcctttaataattgtaaatttttaaagaaagaaaatatagtGAATTACACATGTGTCTAATCAGTTAAGTTGCTAAAAGTGATGAATAAAGTTAAAGTTTTTATGTAATATCACAcggattattttttttgttttgtttttttcttttgtacaagattattttggtttttgaaaacatttgttttgtaaatatttCATGAAATCCTTAAAAGGTTTGCCTTTACTTGGATATGTTTTTATGCTATTAGCTAttccatttttcaaaaataaccaCCCATCCTTCCTGGAactgaaaaaaaatacaatttataagataattttaaacaaatatcCATGTTTCCTTAATTTAGAAAATACATGCTAAATTTAATAAGTATATGACATAAGTTAGAGAAATATATTTAACCAAATCCGTAGTAATATTTACAGAAGTCAAAATTACTTGCTTTAAAAAAAGGTCATACTTACATTAGAATAAATGGTAGTCAgaattaaaaaattcaaaaaaaagaaaatcaaatgtTGAAATTACGAAACATTTCCCACCAAATAATCTTTACTATTAAGAAAGAGTGAAAGACTTTCCCattaaaatgtattttataactAAATCCATGCTAAATTTAATAgataaagttttttaaaaaattcaagtAAAATTTAATAAGATTGCTtaagttattttataattataaaaaagagAAACACGAGACTATGAGTGgttatttaccatttttttttaattataagtttattaatcattattaacCAAAttatgccttttttttttatcacaatatgtatatacatgattattatttaaagtttttttaattaacataacttttaaaatttatttaaatttatttataattgaaaaccTTTTATATGAAGCGaccaatatataaaaatttattcaatCAAATACTTAAAGATTTTACCATTTCTATTTACTAAATTTGTTTTGAAATcactttttatttgaattttttaaaagatatactTTACATTTGTTTGCCTATTTTATATCTAAAACAGTATTTGTTAGAATTTAACCCATgtattttcatataaatttgaaattttaagctacaaaaataacttatacttatactttttgttATCATagcataaaaaaacatttaataagaAACATATCTTAAAATAGACGGGGTATATAAATTATCTAACTATTACTTTTGAAAGTTACTTATAAAAACGGGTGAGGGTGATGACGATCCAATTCACCTAACGTCGACTTTAAAATTTCtaatgtatgtataaataactttttataaaacaataactaaaataaatacccatataattataatatagttataaCGAGTTTAGGCTAATGGGTTCGAGTTGGCGGGTTGGATACCCAACTTGAACCCGACTTAATATCGAAGACGATTTAGAAATCTCAACCAAAACCTATCAACTCGAACCCAACCACCCCAATAAATGAGTTTACGAGTTATATAGGTTAGTGGGTATTCAGGTCACATGGGTTGGTGAGTTGACTGGTGATGGGTTGATCTCTAGACATATGAGTTCGTAGGTTGACGGGTTTATTTCATGTCAAATGAGTTGTTGGATCAAATGGTTTAGTGAGTTGAcctattaaaataaattatatagatatttttgtGTTGGGGTTGATCTCCTAACCAAAAATGTCAACTTGACCTCGACCCAATAAAAATTAAGTTGGCAGGTTATCGGGTTGATATTTCGCAGCCATATCCCAGTTTTTCGGGTTGGTTTCAAGTCGAATTTCGGGTAAAGTTAAGTGTTATCAATTTTAATACATATTAAACCGACTCTATATATGTTACATCAAAGAGTGTACAAGACTTAAGATTTTATTCTAACATTAGGCTCGATTTCAtactaacttttattttatttttttgatgaaAGGCTTTTAAGTTTAGTTGATAACTCGGTCACGaaccgggtattgatctagttatatttaattagaCCACAATATTTTTACTTCACCTACATTACTTCTAAATAGTTTTAAATACGgttagactatctccaatgggtaTGTTTTTGGGTGCCCTTGGgcgcccttaggtgcccttggatatcctttgcggttgaaacttgtccaaaactaaagattttttgatgcatgcccttaggtgcccttaattatattttttttttgtttttagtggagttaaaggatatgtaaggatgtttgtatggttggagataaaattataggattttaaggatttataaggatgtgtaaggatttgtaaggatatgatgtagcagctcaaggacgcctaaggACGCCCttagaaaacacattgtattaaatttaaatcataGTGTGTTTTGAcgagttttctagtttttaaaTGATCAACCCTTAATTTGGAATGACAACATATATGTGGATCAGTGGATTTTTTCTGTTTATAGAAAATGTTAAATCTAAATTAAGAGAGTGTAGTTTGTGTgcataaaaaaaagttgagaGAATATCATATATACCAAATTATAAGaccttaattacatatttactcAATTAAAATCAGTAATTTCATATTTGTCCAAATTTAGGTAGGATTctatcatatttatccaaatcaCAAACTATAATGATTATAACTCTTAAATCATTCAtattattaataagttattcATCAATATATCCTCTAAAGattggatgagaaaaaaaaaactctctcCAATTAGCATCCTATAATGTCATCCCGTTTATACCATCTTGGTAGTTCACGAGATCACCATTCTTCTTCTCAACAACCCTTGATCTGAGATAAACACATTTTTTGAAATTGTGAATTGCCTTGACTAACTCTTGCAGATGTATCGACTATTTCTTGAAGTTAATGTGGATGAACAGAAATGTATTTGCCACCATTATTTGCACTACATCCTTTCATTCTTGAAACTAATGTTTCACCAATCATTAATAAAGTTGTTGAAAACCTTAAATCTTCATAATTTGTCGAACACCGAAACTGTTGTACCTTGTGGGGAGCattaaaagatattttatttGCAAATGGAGAAATCCATATGAACTTGAATGGTTATCATGTTTACAAATTGATGATCAAAGGAATTTGTTgatgtaaatttatttttaattagttttataataGAATGGATAGATATGATAGAATGTTATTTAAAATtgggtaaatataaaatttttaatttcaattgggtatatatgtaattaggATATTAAAAGTAGGTATATATGACATTCTCccaaaaaagttttatatttcatataaaaaaaattaccttttaattttatggtaagtgtaacACTTTTTGATGCATTTTAATTATAATCTTTAGGTCTGTGTTTCAAAAGAGACCCGTTTTTTATGGTTTGATTATTTatctgtttttcttttaaaggcAAAGCTTGACATCAATGAAAGCATCGGCTCTATAATTGAATTGAAtccatatatattcataaagtAGAGGTTTTATAATACATGCTCACATATAATACCTGTACGCATGTATACGTTTTTAAAGTacaagtatatttttacattttatcgTATAAAACGTTTGTGTTaaatatacttatttttatattaataatgttcgTAATTAAACATCATGGTCAAAAAATCTAGTTACAAAGTAAATCCGTACAAACCAATGAGGTTGCAACCAATTGGTATTACGCAAAGAAATCAACAAACACAAACAAGTGCCGCTACAACCAAATTCAGAGACCACCTTAATACACGTTACAATACAACTAACACATGTATGAATCTACCAAAAATGATTGAAAACAAATTAAGGTAGCCATATACACACATAAGCTATTTTTGGTAAGAGCTTTTAAAGTGCTTTTggggagctttagcttttaattttgaacaaaaagctCTTGTTgtgttaaaagctttgttttgatgcaactagctttagcttttatttgaaagaaaaagctccaaaTGAAACGCTTCTTGAAGTAGCGTTTCAAGAGATTTAGCTTTTCGATGAAGCTTTTAGTCATTAAAAGTACACAAATACACTTTAAAGCTGCAGCTACAACTACCATACTAAACAATTCTATAAAATAAAAGCTATAGCTAACAGCTTTGCTTAAAAGCTACAGCTTACAGCTCCAACTAAAAGCTGCAGCTACAAGCTACaactacttttgccaaacatacccatagAGGTGCAAAAAGCGGTTAACCGATTttggttattaattttaataaccggtttcggttattttttgaaacagtaaTAACCAGTTATGGTTAACTTGTACCGGTTAAAACCGATTTATAGGTTTTAAAACTGGAACCTATCTAACCGATTTTGATTAAGAATAACTACCGGTTAACCTATTCGGGGTTTTTTTAACCGTCTATTATAATATTGAGAAAGTAGTGAACAATGACAAAAAACAATCATTTCTGACAAGTCTGAGCGATGAATCCATCATCCAAAAAAACCGATATTCCAAATAACATCATTTtctaaacacaaaacaaaattcatcatccaaatctcaaaaacaaccaaaaattgATATTGGATCTGATGAAAgaatcattaatatatatatatatatagtatagatatattgaaaATTACGAAATCATCTAATGCTGTGATGTTTCTGGTTATACatcagtgtatgtatataatatgtgattagCCAGTTAACCAGTTATTATTTGGAATAattaaccggttataggttaaccCGTTAataatggttttggttttgaaaagagtAATCGGTTAGTAACTGACGGTTTCTGataacctataatcggtttttaCTATTCTGGTTACTAACTGATTTCGGTTACCAATTACAAATCGGCTCTGTTTGGTTAATCGATTTTTTCTAGCACCTCTACacacaaaaaataaagaaaaaaaagcccACGCCATCCATTTAGTGCTTCTGACTGTCCACCATTGCCGAGCCCAAACAACGAGACATGGACAGCCCAAACTCTCATATACTTCGGTTACTAAATCCATGAGAGTGGGACTTGCAGCACCTCATAAtccaaaaattcaaacaaaaactAATGTTTAAAGTAATTTCACAGTATTAATCTTCCATCTTTCATGGCCTAATGCACTATTCATTTCATTTAGGtagttggtttttcatctaAGAAGATATCCAAAAATGCGAAATAACTTGGACTTCACCTCGAATTTACCATGATCAACAAAATTTCACTTCCAAATATCCTTTTAATCTTCCTGTTACTCCGTTAGGATGCCCTTTGTTAAATCAAGCTAATTAAAGCAAAGAGTTCATCGAGTCCTTTTCCTCTAACGTCACTCAAAATCCCATTTGTGTGTAGGCTCCCACCCATGATCTTCCTAAAACGATATAGTCTCAATTCTTAAATATGATATAGTCTACTAAAATATAAGATTTAAGGGTGTGCGTTCCCACcgatgtaaattttttttttttttttttttttgaagagtTAAATTATTTATGAGCATATTGGAATGATGCTAGTAAATATTTGGATTTGTTCTCTATACAATAACAAATACAAAGGGCGTTTTTTGGACTTCATCTAATATTTGTAATTGGCTCATTCAATGACAAAAGAGGCCCAGGTGAAGCCTATGAATGTGGCTTGAGGAACTGCTTAGGCCCAGAGTACCTTAAAGCCCAGTAGAAAGCCCAAGCTtagtgttttagacttttagtacTGCTTAGACATAAGGAACTTTAGTTTTCTTACTTTTTGCTTTGTAATGAAAACTTTTGGATTTTACTCATTTCAGTCCATATTTGCCTAGAGCTTAATAGAGCTCGATGCACCTGAAATGGCATGCAGGTTTTGCATCATTCATTCCTTTATTTAATTCAGTAAGAAACCTATAAAGCCTTACAAAATGCATCGTTACAAAACAAGAATACCGAAAATAATAGAGGTATAAAAATGCTTCCAGATACAGATTACAAATGTTCCGAACGGCTTACAATTTTGCCAAATAACTCATTCCTGAATCATAAAATCACAAGAAAACTAAAGTTCCTTATGGTTGTGCCATTTTGAGGTACTTGTTAAACCGCCAGCAACTCTATACAAAAAGTTAAATTACAATCAGAGTGTTTTACTCCTTGGCATGTATACCCCCCTGCCACCACAACGAAAACTATATCACCAACATGAACAACTTACGCAATTGCATGAACACGTGAAGCATCGACATCTCAAACAAGATGGACATTTTGGTAACTTCACATTTGGACATTTAGGTTTCCGCCACCAGCAACACCCACAATTCCAGTTCAGTAAGCAGCAGCTCTGTTTGAAACAATTGATGCATTTCGGGCAGTGAGGTCTTGGACATTTAAAACATTTGGTCACCATGAGTTTTATACAACAGCAAGTACATGTTTTTGTAGAAGTTGATGAATTATCAGGATTTGACTTAGACTTGGACTTGTTAGGTAAGCGGAGGGTGGGCTTGATCTTTGAAAGACGGGTCTTGGTGGTCATGGTTTCCATTTCATGGATGAACCGGGAAAGATGACGGATGTATTCAGGGTAAAGTTCTAGGTTACAGTGGCCACCTCCTTTGATCCATAAGGGTTCATATGGGTCCTTGGCCATTTTCCATAGTCCATTACCATGTAGCCAATTCACTACATCATCTTCGGTCCCCTGCCATTTGATTTCATCAAGAAACAATAGTTCAAAATTCAGGATCTCAACCGATTAAATAACAAATCAAGCAAGAAACTCTACATTTTGCTTCAACTAACATAGTTAAGACAACACCACGATTGTCAATTTCGTATTGATACACAAATAATCATGTATACTACCATATATTTGGATAGCATATTTgaaatataaacttttgaatACATTGAAAATGAACTTACATGAATCACGAGCGTGGGGCATTTCACCTTCCGGATTTTGTTAACATTCTGAAATTTGCATAAACTTAGTATCCtgaattcaaaaaataaaagtactTCCATCTAGTGGAAATGAAGTTAGCAGCATCTAATCTAACACTACTCCTTCGCTAATTCAGTTATTTTATCATTATCGAAGGCTACTTTTAGACACTCACTAGTCACTAACAGCTAAACACTTTTACATAATTGTGCAATTGGTCAAGTGTTGCAACTTTCATGAGATATATGTGTTCGGATAAACAACTACATAAAACAAGCATTGTTTGAATGAGTGTCTGTGCTGAAGTCACTAGTTAGTGTAACAATATTGATTATTAACACTTTCAAATTAATGAGGgtcaaaataatcaaattttgaatgtaaatatatgatattagATCATCAGAATCACACAGTCAGTTGTGTACCAAGTTGTAGAATATAGTGTTTGCATGTGTTTTTGGAGTTTGATCATGTAATAATCAAACAAATGTTTTGAGTATTTGGAAATTTATGACTATTTGAGGAACTGAggaagtaatatatataatatcatagaGGACATTTTTTATGGTTCGGGAAAGCGAGAGATATCTTAGAGTAAAGCCATTCCATTTAGCTTAAAAAGAACTGTATATAAGTAATCTGACTGTACCTTTAAACAATCCAACTTTATCTTATTATCCAATTTCAAATTCTAATCGTTCAAGTTGCAATAATCACTCTCAAAGGTCAAAACACACATCCTCCTAACTCAGGTATGAACAAAATCATTGAAGAAAGAGTGAACTTTTCACCTTGTATATATCGAAGCAAAGTGTGCACTTCATGTGACAGACGACACGAAGACCAGAAAGAATGCCACTGTGAAGAACTACACCTCTTAACCTTGGCAGCTTAGCAGCCAAGTGCAATGTAGGACCACTTCCAACTGACTGTCCATACAATATCAAGTCTTCTTGGCTAACTCCATACTCTGTCTCCAGACATTCATATACTGCCTCTATGTCAGCGTATGTATTAAGCTCACTTGGCTGCAAAATAAATGTAATCCGAGATAATTCAGCATTATATGCACTACTGCACACACATTTCAAGCTACTATATGATACTTCCTTTCAAACAAATATATGAGCAGGTAAGGACTGGACCTACATGGTCCTCTGGGTCGACATACATACCACgaataaaatcgtgttgttctATAGTGTAAAAGATATAAACTGCAGAAACAAGAGTTTAGGACTAGATAATTGTTACGATATTGCAAACACTGGCCAAAAATCTTGGATCCtccaaaatcaatttcatttcgGGTGGAAATATGATAAGGCTACAGAAGTATTCAAAATCTATGCTAAGCACGTTACTTTTTCGGGTTAATTAAAAAGGCAACCGAAACAAGCAAAGCACCATCAAGGACTATTTACTCAGTAAGTTCATGCTTTATGATATCATAACTGATATGCAGATTCCTATAAAGTTATCTAAACACTTTTTCCTTATTATATTGTCTTGCAACTATCATTCAGTATCACTATGAAATTGCACACTTTGCATTTCACAAGCGAACATCCATCTCTTTTTTTTGGTAAGCATAAGCATTACTACATTCCCTAAAATTGTAAAATGCTTATTTTCCAGGAGCTACTTTAACTATGAATGTTTCAAATTCAAGGAGAGATCTCTTAAATACCGAAAACAATACGCGTTTCAAATTTGATACCTTGCCGGTAGACGCCCCATAGCCGGAGTAATCATACCTGTCCCAGAATATAAAGACACATACAAACATCAATCATTAGATAAAccgaaaaagaaaatcaaataaaattctCATACCCACATAAATTGACTCTCACTAACCAACTTTCAATTATTGGATTGTACCTTATTTgacaataattaaatttaatccaAATCTTATTTTTTCAAAAGCCAGATTTTCAGGAAGTGAACTAACACTGTATATGAAATGACTCAAGAATGAGGTAAAAATCTATAGAGTAAAAGAACATGAGTGTTCAGCCATATAAAGACAATATGCAACTTAAAATGGGCCAGCAATAGAATGTACAACAAAGGGGGTGTTTGTATGCCTCTTTTCAGAAGGATCAATACAAAACACAGAATCATTATCATCTAAATCTGTTAATGAGTTGTTTATAGTTAAGTTTagtaaatttatttatgttcaaGCATACCATTATCATAACACACATAAtgcaaaatattttaatttcctTTGATAATACACTCAAatcttttatgaaaatattgAAACACAATCAAaggata
This genomic window contains:
- the LOC122600454 gene encoding alpha/beta hydrolase domain-containing protein 17B, which gives rise to MGCFISSLVAKFAFFPPSPPTYEIKKLDDGKAFAVYSPSNIPLTGEDSGTGGGGGCLVDVLSLKTKRGNKIVAFYLKNPYARLTLLYSHGNAADLGQLFDLFVQLKANLRVNIMGYDYSGYGASTGKPSELNTYADIEAVYECLETEYGVSQEDLILYGQSVGSGPTLHLAAKLPRLRGVVLHSGILSGLRVVCHMKCTLCFDIYKNVNKIRKVKCPTLVIHGTEDDVVNWLHGNGLWKMAKDPYEPLWIKGGGHCNLELYPEYIRHLSRFIHEMETMTTKTRLSKIKPTLRLPNKSKSKSNPDNSSTSTKTCTCCCIKLMVTKCFKCPRPHCPKCINCFKQSCCLLNWNCGCCWWRKPKCPNVKLPKCPSCLRCRCFTCSCNCVSCSCW